A genomic region of Lysinibacillus sp. 2017 contains the following coding sequences:
- a CDS encoding ATP-binding cassette domain-containing protein encodes MNYILQAKNVTKIYKDKEVVSNVNLHVKKGEIYGLLGPNGAGKTTIMRMILNLVKPSHGEILVFDQKLTPTSYELFKRIGNIIEYPIFYEKLTARENLNLHCEYIGYYDKNGIDAALAMVQLKDFEEKQVKDFSLGMKQRLGIARAILTKPELLILDEPLNGLDPVGIKEMRTLFKILKEDYGMTLLISSHNLGEIEKVADTIAIIKDGQLIKEVLMEEIRSENVSYIELETDDIKKSVFVINEILKITNFKIIDTQTIRIYESEIAEGEISKALILNGVLVTKMNKKEHSLEDYFMKIINGGGTIA; translated from the coding sequence ATGAACTATATACTACAGGCAAAGAATGTAACAAAGATTTATAAAGATAAAGAAGTTGTTTCGAATGTAAATTTACATGTGAAGAAGGGAGAAATTTATGGGCTTTTAGGTCCGAATGGTGCAGGGAAAACAACTATCATGAGAATGATTTTGAATTTGGTAAAGCCATCTCACGGAGAGATACTCGTTTTTGATCAAAAGCTAACTCCTACATCCTATGAGCTTTTCAAAAGAATCGGTAATATCATTGAATACCCGATTTTTTATGAAAAATTAACAGCTCGTGAAAACTTAAATCTTCACTGTGAATATATCGGTTATTATGACAAAAATGGGATTGATGCTGCTCTCGCAATGGTCCAATTAAAGGACTTTGAAGAGAAACAAGTAAAGGATTTTTCATTAGGTATGAAGCAGCGTTTAGGCATTGCAAGGGCCATTCTAACTAAACCCGAATTATTAATACTCGATGAGCCATTAAATGGTCTAGATCCGGTTGGGATTAAAGAAATGCGTACGCTTTTCAAGATTTTGAAGGAAGATTATGGAATGACATTGTTGATATCTAGTCATAATCTTGGGGAAATTGAAAAAGTTGCAGACACTATTGCGATTATTAAAGATGGCCAACTCATTAAGGAAGTATTAATGGAGGAAATTCGATCAGAGAATGTGAGCTATATAGAATTAGAAACAGATGATATCAAGAAATCTGTATTTGTAATTAATGAAATATTAAAAATCACGAACTTTAAAATAATCGATACTCAAACAATCCGGATATATGAGTCGGAAATAGCTGAAGGTGAGATTTCAAAGGCTCTTATTTTGAATGGTGTTCTTGTAACCAAGATGAATAAGAAAGAACATTCATTAGAAGATTACTTTATGAAAATAATTAATGGGGGTGGGACAATTGCTTAA
- a CDS encoding ABC-2 transporter permease, whose product MLKLIHLEIKKHKLFNYWLGVLIANISIIALMSMIFIIEKIELNMPFEDFNMMMSMSDTLIRATFLIFSSIIMVKIIIEEYKSNLMSIMFTYPISRKKILLSKLTIVVIFTFTTIMFSSLLMGVGVYLLNPMIHIVPESISGENVVAFLTTSFFGALATAGLSLIPLFFGMRKKSSTATIVSAILLATLTGSSIDGVSMLQLISMLISLGIIGIIIGYLAVRNIEHVDI is encoded by the coding sequence TTGCTTAAACTAATTCATCTAGAAATTAAGAAACATAAGCTATTTAATTACTGGTTAGGCGTCCTAATAGCGAATATAAGTATTATCGCATTGATGAGTATGATATTTATTATAGAAAAAATTGAGTTAAATATGCCATTTGAAGATTTTAATATGATGATGAGTATGAGTGATACTCTAATTCGAGCTACGTTTCTTATTTTTTCATCGATTATCATGGTTAAAATAATCATAGAAGAGTATAAAAGTAATTTAATGAGTATTATGTTTACCTACCCAATTAGTAGAAAGAAGATTTTACTTTCGAAGCTAACCATTGTTGTAATCTTTACTTTTACAACGATTATGTTTTCATCATTGTTGATGGGTGTTGGCGTTTATTTACTTAATCCCATGATCCATATTGTCCCTGAATCGATTAGTGGAGAGAATGTTGTAGCGTTTCTAACGACAAGCTTTTTCGGTGCACTGGCAACGGCGGGGTTGAGCCTTATTCCACTATTTTTTGGAATGCGTAAAAAATCATCGACAGCTACAATTGTTTCAGCTATTCTCCTTGCAACTCTTACAGGATCGTCAATTGATGGGGTCAGCATGTTACAACTAATTTCCATGCTGATTTCTCTTGGGATAATAGGAATCATCATTGGTTATCTGGCAGTAAGAAATATTGAACATGTAGATATTTGA
- a CDS encoding sigma-70 family RNA polymerase sigma factor: protein MERIKQGDSEVFYELIQPIHADLYRMAYAYVQNEADAVDILQQAMIQAYERIDSLKEPNYFKTWMIRIVINCSKTYLAKTRKLDVTDPLELVDVQSVSHTYQEEEIDLWDALQSLEEKYKTVLLLRFYQDYTVPEVANILETPLGTVKTNIRRGLMQLKQKLKGVYLDEWLQSVEGNDE, encoded by the coding sequence ATTGAACGTATCAAGCAAGGCGATTCAGAGGTGTTTTATGAGCTCATTCAGCCAATTCATGCGGATCTTTATCGCATGGCTTATGCGTATGTGCAAAATGAAGCCGATGCAGTCGACATCCTTCAGCAAGCGATGATTCAAGCATATGAACGCATCGACAGCCTGAAAGAGCCAAATTATTTCAAAACGTGGATGATTCGAATTGTCATTAATTGTAGTAAAACGTATTTGGCAAAAACAAGGAAACTAGATGTGACAGATCCGCTTGAACTAGTCGATGTCCAGTCTGTTTCGCATACATATCAGGAAGAAGAAATCGATTTGTGGGATGCCCTGCAATCATTAGAAGAAAAATACAAAACGGTGCTGCTTTTAAGATTTTACCAAGACTATACGGTACCAGAAGTGGCAAATATTTTAGAAACGCCTTTAGGTACGGTGAAAACAAATATTAGGCGTGGTCTCATGCAACTAAAACAAAAATTGAAAGGGGTGTATCTAGATGAATGGCTACAATCCGTTGAAGGAAATGATGAATAA
- a CDS encoding lysozyme inhibitor LprI family protein — MDKNKKIVMIIFALVLALLAGCENSTDIANTKDREHINADTNTSEIKKEEYLKKLNAMEESDKNIEAGTTMVELNEQASERYKKWDAELNEIYEVLKAQLSAEQMNKLREEQRNWIKHRDETAKEASLKYEGGSMEPLEYVTTLANLTRDRCYELVEKYMK, encoded by the coding sequence ATGGACAAAAATAAAAAAATAGTAATGATAATATTTGCTTTAGTTTTAGCATTATTAGCGGGTTGTGAAAATTCTACCGATATAGCGAACACAAAAGATCGTGAGCATATAAACGCTGACACGAATACAAGTGAAATTAAGAAGGAAGAATATCTCAAGAAACTTAATGCTATGGAAGAATCCGATAAAAACATTGAAGCTGGAACAACAATGGTAGAGTTGAATGAACAAGCTTCGGAGAGATATAAAAAATGGGACGCGGAGCTGAACGAAATTTACGAAGTGTTGAAAGCTCAGCTTAGTGCAGAACAGATGAATAAATTAAGAGAAGAACAACGGAACTGGATAAAACACAGAGATGAAACTGCAAAAGAAGCTTCACTTAAGTATGAAGGTGGCTCGATGGAACCATTAGAATATGTGACTACGCTAGCAAATCTTACAAGGGATCGATGCTATGAGTTAGTGGAGAAATATATGAAGTAG
- a CDS encoding glycoside hydrolase family 18 protein, protein MQIHVVQPGESLWGIAQAYGTTIENLVSANQIPEPDRLVVGQALVIPMWGQFYVVQPGDSLWSIGQRFGINYLTIAQMNGINPNALLMIGTNLFIPPLPKTSAEILAYIEPRGDAVSEALVNQAREASPYLTYLALFSYEAMRDGTLKAPPIEPLPTIAAQSNTVIAMVITNLEDFQFSSELARDIFQSVAVQNLLFDNIIKEAKRVGTISDIHFDFEKIPGDQREAYNNFLRRAVERMHAEGYTVSTALAPKTRANQPGEWTAGHDYRAHGEIVDFVMLMTYEWGYSAGPPMAVSPLPQVEEVVRYALTEIPASKIMLGQNLYGYDWTLPFVQGGEYAEAVSPQRAIEIAKRYNAVIYYDYTAQAPYFNYVDEQGRTHTVWFEDARSIQAKFNLVKRLNLRGVGYWKLGLPFPQNWQLIGANFNVVKKANRSSN, encoded by the coding sequence ATTCAAATTCATGTAGTACAACCAGGGGAGTCGTTGTGGGGGATTGCTCAAGCTTATGGAACAACTATAGAAAATTTGGTTTCGGCCAATCAAATTCCAGAACCAGACCGTTTAGTTGTCGGGCAAGCTTTAGTGATACCAATGTGGGGACAATTTTATGTCGTGCAGCCAGGGGATAGTTTATGGTCCATTGGGCAGCGTTTTGGTATAAATTATTTAACGATTGCTCAAATGAATGGCATTAATCCGAATGCACTATTGATGATAGGAACGAATTTATTTATTCCGCCACTTCCAAAAACATCCGCAGAAATTCTAGCGTATATTGAACCCAGAGGAGATGCAGTGAGCGAAGCATTAGTAAACCAAGCAAGGGAAGCAAGTCCTTATTTAACGTATTTGGCGCTATTTAGTTATGAAGCAATGCGTGATGGTACGTTAAAAGCTCCGCCAATTGAGCCATTGCCAACCATTGCAGCACAAAGCAATACCGTTATAGCAATGGTGATAACAAATCTTGAAGACTTTCAGTTCAGTAGTGAACTAGCACGCGACATTTTTCAAAGTGTAGCTGTTCAAAATTTACTTTTTGACAATATTATTAAAGAAGCGAAGCGCGTTGGAACGATTTCGGATATTCATTTTGATTTCGAAAAAATACCAGGAGATCAACGAGAAGCATATAATAACTTTTTACGAAGAGCGGTTGAACGCATGCACGCAGAAGGCTACACAGTATCGACAGCACTAGCACCAAAAACAAGAGCTAATCAGCCAGGAGAATGGACGGCTGGGCATGACTATAGGGCACATGGGGAAATAGTTGATTTTGTAATGTTGATGACATATGAGTGGGGGTATTCTGCAGGACCACCAATGGCCGTTTCGCCGTTGCCACAAGTTGAAGAAGTAGTACGGTATGCATTAACCGAAATACCGGCGAGTAAAATAATGCTTGGACAAAACTTATATGGCTATGACTGGACGCTACCCTTCGTACAAGGTGGCGAATATGCAGAAGCAGTAAGTCCACAACGTGCAATTGAAATTGCAAAACGGTATAATGCAGTCATTTACTATGACTATACAGCACAAGCACCTTATTTTAACTATGTTGATGAACAAGGTCGTACGCATACGGTGTGGTTTGAAGATGCTCGTTCTATCCAAGCAAAGTTTAATTTAGTAAAACGATTGAATTTGCGCGGTGTAGGTTATTGGAAACTCGGACTTCCGTTCCCACAAAACTGGCAACTTATCGGAGCAAATTTTAATGTAGTGAAGAAAGCTAATAGAAGTTCAAATTGA
- a CDS encoding ABC-2 transporter permease — MFQLVKKDFIIHKNILVIMFAALIAYMVVDISMIILGLLFSWTMTMQVFSSDEKRQAKMLLSSLPFTRKEIVSSKYISAILYVLLVVVTMSAGNLVIHQELPNWLHLAFVVIVSLFFVALMYPFSYKFASKYLLIAFFVGFAFYFLTVKLFVPNLNDQIRNAFANIAAGGEPIYLLYAMIALVIVYCTSWLLSIKIYEKKVF, encoded by the coding sequence TTGTTTCAATTAGTTAAGAAGGACTTCATTATTCATAAAAATATATTAGTGATTATGTTTGCTGCATTGATTGCTTATATGGTTGTCGATATTTCAATGATTATCCTTGGTCTTTTATTTTCTTGGACGATGACAATGCAAGTATTTTCAAGCGATGAGAAGCGACAAGCAAAAATGCTCTTAAGTTCTTTACCGTTTACTCGTAAAGAGATAGTTAGCTCAAAATACATTTCAGCAATACTTTATGTTTTATTAGTTGTAGTAACGATGAGCGCTGGTAATTTAGTAATTCACCAAGAGCTACCAAACTGGTTACATCTAGCCTTCGTTGTCATCGTATCCTTGTTTTTTGTCGCCTTAATGTATCCATTCTCATATAAATTTGCGAGTAAATATTTACTCATTGCATTTTTCGTAGGATTTGCATTTTATTTTTTAACCGTTAAATTATTTGTGCCAAATTTGAATGATCAAATACGTAACGCATTTGCCAATATCGCTGCTGGAGGAGAACCGATATATCTCTTATATGCAATGATCGCATTAGTGATTGTTTACTGTACATCATGGTTATTATCAATCAAGATTTATGAAAAGAAAGTGTTTTAA
- a CDS encoding DUF4179 domain-containing protein gives MNDEMKRFVQMDIDTVEEIPLTDIQKQKIRKNARIKKVPNRKWNKLLTAAVVSLVVIFGSVYALPTIASQLPFVENILEKIDPNFVPKNYEDLATIINQVESSNGIDMMIENAVYDGTTLMVTYAIHSDKDLGEQPMTGTMLDIKGAIVATGTSSLDKSANGLYTGLSSVTPKFNKNMDVLQIKWQPKTITNPETNETFEGDWSFAFTMDALPSKSEQLTTTITDDNAQIQIHTVDYTDLSTVIHYEYNIDPAIMKKYPLSSIHIVKAVDTFGNEYDIHDNGGMISKEGHGFNWSFALYDLPEDVSTITLTAELSYVAQSGVITSDMSELLEPIIVKLER, from the coding sequence ATGAATGATGAAATGAAACGATTCGTGCAAATGGATATAGATACAGTAGAAGAAATACCACTAACAGACATACAAAAGCAGAAAATCCGTAAAAATGCACGTATAAAAAAAGTACCAAATCGTAAGTGGAACAAATTGCTTACAGCTGCCGTTGTAAGCTTAGTAGTGATTTTTGGAAGTGTATATGCATTACCGACTATCGCCAGTCAGTTGCCTTTTGTTGAAAATATTTTAGAGAAAATTGATCCTAACTTTGTACCTAAAAACTATGAGGATCTCGCGACAATTATTAACCAAGTGGAATCCAGTAATGGCATTGATATGATGATTGAAAATGCTGTTTATGATGGTACGACATTAATGGTGACATATGCCATCCATTCCGACAAAGATTTAGGAGAACAGCCTATGACGGGTACAATGTTAGATATAAAGGGAGCAATTGTTGCAACAGGGACTTCATCATTAGATAAATCTGCTAACGGTCTTTATACCGGTCTGAGCTCAGTAACCCCTAAATTTAATAAGAACATGGACGTATTGCAAATTAAGTGGCAGCCTAAAACAATTACAAATCCCGAGACCAATGAAACGTTTGAAGGAGATTGGTCATTTGCTTTTACAATGGATGCACTTCCTAGCAAATCTGAACAATTAACAACAACTATAACGGATGATAACGCGCAAATCCAAATTCATACCGTTGACTATACGGATTTATCAACAGTTATCCATTATGAATATAACATCGACCCAGCCATTATGAAAAAGTACCCGCTATCATCCATTCATATCGTAAAAGCGGTCGATACTTTTGGCAATGAGTATGATATTCATGACAATGGTGGAATGATTTCAAAAGAAGGTCACGGTTTTAATTGGAGTTTTGCCTTATATGATTTACCGGAGGATGTATCGACAATTACATTAACAGCTGAACTGTCTTATGTGGCACAATCAGGTGTCATCACGTCAGATATGAGTGAATTGCTAGAGCCAATTATAGTGAAACTTGAGAGATAG
- a CDS encoding sigma-70 family RNA polymerase sigma factor, translated as MKCTERNYISRLKKKKEDALEYIMNHYGGLVHGITHQILGHISRQAVDECVNDTFLLIWQRAHQFDGDTKAFKKWVGMITKYKAIDYYRALEKQKTREKIDEQVILAQAIPDMQMTYIQKEQRDELLAAISGLPEIDRDIFMMKYFLDLPSGEIAEALQLSVSAIDNRLSRGRKKLAQNIKLKEQFI; from the coding sequence ATGAAATGTACAGAGAGAAATTATATTAGCCGACTCAAAAAGAAAAAAGAAGACGCACTTGAATATATAATGAATCATTACGGTGGTTTAGTACACGGTATCACTCATCAAATTTTGGGACATATTAGCCGTCAAGCTGTCGATGAATGTGTGAATGATACATTTTTACTGATTTGGCAACGTGCGCATCAATTTGATGGAGATACAAAAGCCTTTAAAAAGTGGGTTGGCATGATTACGAAATATAAGGCCATTGATTATTATCGCGCCTTAGAAAAGCAAAAGACACGTGAAAAAATTGATGAACAGGTGATTTTGGCGCAAGCAATACCTGATATGCAAATGACCTATATACAAAAGGAACAAAGAGATGAGCTATTAGCTGCCATTAGTGGATTGCCAGAAATAGATCGCGACATTTTCATGATGAAATACTTTTTAGATCTACCAAGTGGTGAAATCGCAGAAGCTTTACAGTTGTCTGTATCTGCTATCGATAATCGATTATCACGTGGTCGGAAAAAGCTTGCTCAAAATATAAAATTAAAGGAGCAATTCATATGA
- a CDS encoding sensor histidine kinase KdpD, producing MVVILVVLGLSLSLNVYLSMKRVSQYKQLEYIHMKIQQIIHEKNDEKLLLYTDNSQIQSLLTQINRLLDYNQIMAADYNRIERSMRRMLSNISHDIKTPLTVILGYTEMMANDESLTPQQLNSLLNIVNLKAEEVIGLINKFFELAKLESEDKTVEISKVNINEICRKKILDYYDILSSKDFKVSILIPEDIYYALVNTIEMERVLDNLLSNAIKYGADGKMVGLEVKADKEHIYIVVSDQGKGIDEIHKEHVFDRMYTMDDSRNSRYQGSGLGLTITKTLVEKMGGEILLESTPYHRTAFTVKLNRFIG from the coding sequence ATGGTAGTCATCCTCGTAGTTCTCGGACTGTCACTTAGTTTAAATGTCTATCTGTCTATGAAACGTGTGTCGCAATACAAACAACTGGAATATATTCATATGAAAATACAGCAAATTATACATGAAAAAAACGATGAAAAATTATTGCTTTATACGGATAATTCTCAGATACAATCTTTACTAACGCAAATAAATCGTTTACTAGATTACAACCAAATCATGGCAGCAGATTACAATCGTATCGAACGTTCCATGAGAAGAATGTTGTCTAATATTTCACATGATATTAAAACACCGCTAACAGTCATTCTTGGTTATACAGAAATGATGGCCAATGACGAAAGTCTAACCCCTCAACAGTTGAATTCGTTGTTAAATATCGTGAATCTAAAAGCGGAAGAGGTCATTGGATTAATCAATAAGTTTTTTGAATTAGCAAAGCTTGAATCAGAAGATAAGACGGTAGAAATTTCAAAAGTTAATATAAATGAAATATGTCGAAAAAAAATTCTCGATTATTATGATATATTGTCGAGTAAAGATTTTAAAGTATCTATTTTAATTCCTGAAGATATTTATTATGCCTTAGTAAATACAATAGAAATGGAAAGAGTTCTCGATAATTTACTATCTAATGCCATTAAATATGGTGCTGATGGAAAAATGGTCGGCTTAGAGGTAAAGGCGGATAAGGAGCATATTTATATTGTGGTATCGGATCAAGGCAAGGGGATAGATGAAATACATAAAGAGCATGTTTTTGATCGGATGTATACGATGGATGATTCTCGAAATAGCCGTTACCAAGGAAGCGGTCTTGGCTTAACGATTACGAAAACATTGGTGGAAAAAATGGGTGGAGAAATTTTATTAGAGAGTACGCCTTACCATAGAACGGCCTTCACTGTTAAATTAAATAGGTTTATAGGTTAA
- a CDS encoding ABC transporter ATP-binding protein encodes MESIIELSNVNKAFDGFAIKDLSFQVKKGFVTGFVGANGAGKSTSIKLIMNLLQPDSGTVKVFGLSYKEHEKEIKQKIGFVYDEHVFYEHLTLIEMKKLIKPMYERWDDELFGSYIKLFQLPLKKKLKTFSKGMMMKASLAIALSHHAELIIMDEPTAGLDPVFRREFLNLLHDIVQDGEKTIFFSTHITSDLDRIADYIVFLHKGEIIFTQEFYAVAEQYVLVKGGLDLLDTDTEKEFVAIRKSKLGFEGLSSNKERVMQLFGELALYEKATLEDIMFYTKKGDEGVVSIS; translated from the coding sequence ATGGAATCAATTATAGAGCTATCCAATGTAAATAAAGCTTTTGATGGGTTTGCGATTAAAGATCTTTCGTTCCAAGTGAAAAAAGGATTTGTTACCGGATTTGTTGGGGCAAATGGTGCGGGGAAATCGACATCTATTAAGTTGATTATGAATTTACTTCAGCCAGATAGTGGGACCGTAAAGGTTTTCGGCTTAAGTTATAAAGAGCATGAAAAAGAAATTAAACAAAAAATCGGATTCGTATACGATGAGCATGTTTTTTATGAGCATTTAACATTAATTGAAATGAAAAAGCTTATTAAGCCCATGTATGAACGATGGGACGATGAGCTATTTGGTTCTTATATAAAACTATTTCAACTTCCGCTAAAGAAAAAATTAAAGACATTCTCAAAAGGGATGATGATGAAAGCTTCACTTGCAATTGCTTTGTCTCATCATGCAGAACTAATTATTATGGATGAACCAACTGCAGGATTGGATCCTGTTTTTAGAAGAGAGTTTTTAAATTTATTACATGATATTGTTCAGGACGGGGAGAAAACGATATTTTTTTCTACGCACATCACATCAGATTTAGATAGAATTGCGGATTACATTGTCTTTTTGCATAAGGGGGAGATTATATTTACCCAAGAATTTTATGCGGTTGCGGAACAATATGTGCTTGTAAAAGGCGGGTTAGATTTACTTGATACAGACACTGAAAAAGAATTTGTCGCGATCCGAAAATCAAAGCTCGGTTTTGAAGGTCTGTCGAGTAATAAGGAACGTGTCATGCAATTATTTGGTGAATTAGCACTTTACGAAAAGGCTACGTTAGAAGACATTATGTTCTATACAAAGAAGGGAGATGAGGGTGTTGTTTCAATTAGTTAA
- a CDS encoding ABC transporter ATP-binding protein, producing the protein MNKIPVPPLREVLRIDGMSKLFEQPSHTVRALKNVHCTIYEGEMVAIMGTSGSGKSTLLNMISAIDEPSSGTLYLFGENANEMYKEPNASKFRKEQIGFVFQDFHLLKDLNVEDNIAIPLILNDVPSKEIASRVEKVMKQLGIYEWRKHRPQQLSGGQKQRVAIARAIIHEPPILLADEPTGALDVNTTNDILQLLTELQQQGQTIILVTHDPYVATFAGRVLFFHDGQIVDSYQTEQAPEDLDIILERFKTISRGDA; encoded by the coding sequence ATGAATAAAATACCGGTACCACCGCTAAGAGAGGTGCTACGAATTGATGGTATGAGTAAACTTTTCGAGCAACCGTCACATACGGTCCGGGCCTTAAAAAATGTCCATTGTACGATTTATGAAGGAGAAATGGTGGCAATTATGGGAACAAGTGGCTCAGGGAAGAGTACACTGCTGAACATGATTAGTGCGATTGATGAGCCTTCATCTGGAACACTTTATTTATTTGGCGAAAATGCCAATGAGATGTATAAGGAACCGAATGCGTCGAAATTTAGAAAAGAGCAGATTGGCTTTGTTTTTCAGGATTTTCATTTATTAAAGGATTTGAATGTGGAGGATAACATCGCGATTCCGCTTATTTTAAATGACGTGCCTTCTAAAGAAATTGCGAGTCGAGTGGAAAAGGTGATGAAGCAACTTGGTATTTATGAGTGGCGCAAGCATCGTCCACAGCAATTATCCGGTGGGCAAAAGCAGCGTGTGGCCATTGCCCGAGCGATTATTCATGAACCACCGATTTTACTAGCAGACGAGCCAACAGGGGCACTTGATGTGAACACAACAAATGACATTTTACAGCTATTAACTGAGTTACAACAGCAAGGGCAAACGATTATTTTAGTGACACATGATCCGTATGTGGCAACGTTTGCGGGGCGTGTGTTATTTTTCCATGATGGTCAAATCGTCGATAGCTACCAAACAGAGCAAGCCCCAGAGGATTTAGATATCATTTTAGAGCGCTTTAAAACGATTTCTAGAGGTGATGCGTAA
- a CDS encoding response regulator transcription factor has product MKKKILIIEDDQAISQMVSDSLSREDYLVTTVFDGEEALDVLTREQDFDLILLDLMLPKVDGLECLRVIRLNSVVPILIMSAKGDDVDKALGLGMGADDYISKPFSMIELIARIKALIRRTTNYSTEIANKQENIIRVGDLVVDLNGYAVNKNGENLKLTAKEFSILSLLLTKPKQVFTKEQLYNLVWQAEYVQDMNVINVHIRRLREKIEEDPSNPKYIQTLWGIGYRLGEF; this is encoded by the coding sequence TTGAAGAAAAAAATATTGATTATTGAAGATGACCAAGCAATTAGTCAGATGGTCAGTGATAGTTTATCAAGGGAAGATTATTTAGTAACGACTGTATTTGATGGCGAAGAAGCTTTAGACGTCCTGACCCGTGAGCAGGACTTTGATTTAATTCTCTTAGATTTAATGCTACCGAAAGTGGATGGTCTTGAATGTCTAAGAGTGATTCGACTCAATAGTGTAGTGCCGATTTTAATAATGTCTGCAAAAGGTGATGATGTAGATAAAGCATTAGGACTTGGGATGGGTGCTGATGACTACATTTCAAAACCCTTTTCAATGATAGAATTGATCGCTAGAATTAAAGCGCTCATAAGAAGAACGACAAATTATTCTACTGAAATTGCAAACAAACAAGAGAATATTATTAGAGTAGGAGATTTAGTAGTTGATTTGAACGGTTATGCTGTGAACAAAAACGGTGAAAATTTGAAACTTACCGCTAAAGAATTCAGTATTTTAAGTTTACTTTTAACAAAGCCGAAGCAAGTATTTACGAAGGAGCAATTATATAATCTTGTATGGCAGGCAGAGTACGTGCAAGATATGAATGTCATCAATGTCCATATCAGAAGGCTTAGAGAAAAGATAGAAGAAGATCCTTCAAACCCTAAGTATATTCAAACTTTATGGGGTATCGGCTATAGGCTGGGGGAATTTTAA
- a CDS encoding helix-turn-helix transcriptional regulator, protein MLTNNILIGRAEKKWTQQHLADAVGVSRQTIVALEQNKYNPSLVLAFKIAAALEKEITDIFEYKED, encoded by the coding sequence TTGCTTACAAATAACATTTTAATCGGCAGAGCTGAAAAAAAGTGGACACAACAGCACTTAGCGGATGCCGTTGGAGTAAGTCGTCAAACGATCGTGGCTTTGGAACAAAATAAGTACAATCCTTCTTTAGTGTTAGCTTTTAAAATAGCAGCCGCACTGGAAAAGGAAATAACAGATATTTTTGAATATAAGGAGGATTAG